The genomic DNA CATTACGCCATTGTAGATGAGGTAGATTCTGTTTTAATCGATGATGCAAGGACACCCCTTATTATTTCAGGACCAGTTGAAAAAGGTAATGAGCAGGAATATATAACCTTTAATCCACGTATAAAGCGCCTTTATGAAGCACAAAAACAAATTGTAAACCAATTTTTACAAGAAGCTAAAAGCCAAATGGTGGCAGGAAAAAACGACGAAGCAGGATTGCCATTGTTTAGGGCTTATAGGGGGCTTCCTAAATACAAGCCACTTATTAAGTACTTGAGTGAGCCAGGAGTTAAGCAGTTGCTTCATAAGACAGAGAATTATTATATACAAGATAATTCTAGAATGATGCCAGAAGCAGACGAACCTCTTTTATTTACCATAGATGAAAAGCATAATACTGTAGAATTAACTGAAAAAGGGTTAGAATATATTACCCAGCAAGGAGAAGATCCTGACTTTTTTATTTTACCGGATACAGCTACTGCAGTAGGAGAAATAGAAAGTGATGCTGGTTTAGATAACCTTGAAAAAGAGCAAAAGAAACAAATACTCGCACAAGAATATGCTATCAAGTCGCAACGTATCCATGCAGTACAGCAACTTCTAAAAGCTTATGCACTCTTTGAAAAGGATATAGATTATATCCTAGTAGATGGTAAAGCAAAAATTGTAGATGAACAAACCGGACGAGTATTAGAAGGACGCCGTTATTCAGATGGCTTACACCAAGCTATAGAAGCAAAAGAAGAAATAAAGATTGAAAAAGCTTCTCAAACCTATGCTACCATTACTTTGCAAAACTATTTCCGGCTTTACCATAAGCTAGCAGGTATGACAGGTACAGCTGAAACAGAAGCAGGTGAATTTTACGATATTTATCATTTAGATGTAGTAGTAACACCTACGCATAAGCCTGTAGTCCGGGAAGATAAGGATGATAAAGTATATAAAACAGTCCGAGAAAAGTTTAATGCTATTATTGAAGAAATAACTGTATTGGCTAATCAAGGACGACCAGTGTTAGTAGGTACCACTTCCGTGGAAATTTCTGAATTGGTAAGTAAAATGCTTAATCTTCGAAAGATTAAACACCAAGTTCTTAATGCTAAACACCATCAGAAGGAAGCTGAAATTGTGGCTGAAGCTGGAAAGCCTGGAACTGTAACAATTGCTACTAATATGGCTGGTAGGGGAACAGACATTAAACTTAGCCCAGAAGCTAAAGCAGCAGGTGGCTTGGCTATTATTGGTACAGAAAGGCATGAATCTCGTAGGGTAGACAGACAGCTTAGAGGACGTGCTGGTAGGCAAGGGGATGTGGGTTCTTCCCAATTTTTTGTGTCTTTAGAAGATAGTCTTATGCGCCTATTTATTTCTGATAGGATTGCTAAAATTATGGATAGCTTAGGTCTTAAAGAAGGGGAGATGATACAGCATAGTATGATAACAAGATCCATAGAAAGGGCTCAGAAAAAGGTAGAGCAGAATAACTATGCTTACCGTAAGCGTTTGTTGGAGTATGATAATGAGCTTAATAAACAGCGAGAAATCATCTACAGACGTAGAAGAGATGCACTTTTGGGGCATAGGCTAGGCGCAGAGGTAAATGCTATGTTGTTTGAAGTAGCAAAGAGTTCAGTTATGCAACAAGGGGTAAAAGCAAATTATCATGTGCTAGCAACAAAATTCTCTTACATAACTGGTACGCTACCCCCCATCACAGAAGAGGAGTTCCACACCTACGATATACAAAAAATAACGGATATTATTTATCAGGCATTTTTATCTAGCTATATGAATAGACTGGCTGTATTTAAGGAACAAGGCATAGCTGTACAGATGAATCTACCAGATCATATAGCAGATATTAGAGCTGAATATTTATCCTTTAGCTTTTCAGATAGTGAAAGACGTTTAGAAGTACCAGTTAAAATAGCTGACTTTATGGATAATGCAGGAGAAGCTATTTTGAAATCGTTAGAGAGGGTGGCCATTATCTATTACTTAGATCGATATTGGCAAGAGCATTTACGTTACATGGATGAACTTAGGCACTCTGTACAAAATGCATCTTATGAACAGAAAGATCCGTTGCTTATATATAAATTTGAATCGTATGCTCTATTTTCTACTATGATTGCCCGGGCAAATGAATCAATTATTACCTACTTACTAAAAGCTAACTTATTGCTCTATAAGGCGAGCGACGAGAAGCCTAAGATGGTAGAGAAAAATAAAAGAATAGAACTAGAAGAAAGCAAACAAGATATTATAAGTTTACTGAGAGAAAGGGCTAGCAACTCTTCTGAAGAAATATTAAAACCTCAGCCTATTAAGTCTCAAAAGATAGCTAACAGAAATGAGCGAGTAACTGTGCAGTATGAAGATGGGACTATAAAAGAAAATGTTAAATTCAAAAGTGTAGAAGAAGATATAGCTAATGGAAAATGTATATTGCTTGAAACAAGATAAATGTAGTATGCCTATCCTAATTATTGATTATAAAATCACTGATTAAGTGTTATTAATACATAGGCTTTTCCAAAATATAAATAAAGGTATATGTACAGGTGCTTGAGTATATTTTTAGTATTATTATTCTTGCCGGCTAATATTTATGCTGCTAACAAGCAACGTGCCTTGCAAGCCTATACTGAAAACTTAGCTGCTTACCGTACCAAGTTTAATAATCCTATAAACACAGATCATAACGACTATGGTATACAAAAATTAAAATATAAGAAAAATTATAATTTTTCTTATGAGCATGATATTACCTTGCAACTTCATGAGCTGTTGGTAGATTTAAAAACTTTCCATGAGATGACTGAGGTAATATATGGATATACTATTCAGGCTTATACAGGAGCTAATCGACAAATGGCCTTTCAAATTAAAGATAAACTTTGTTCTTTATATCCACATTTACATGTAGAAATACAATATAAACAGCCAAATTTCTCTGTAAGAGTAGGAAGGTTTTTAGAGCGATTAGAGTCCTATCAATTATATATCAACATAAAAAAAGATTTTCCACAAGCTATTATAAGGTCTGCGGAATTTCCTAATAAAGTAGATGTCTTTGCACCTTTAGAACAGGAATGTCGTGCAGATACTATGCAAAATTTAGATAATAAACAGGAAGAGCTAATTAAAGAAGGTAATACTGAAAATATATCGCTTGGCATACTTCGAAAGTTAAAAAATGATGTCCAATAAAGTGCCTTTTATTTTTTTATATAACTTATTTTGTCTTTTTTAATAGGTAGATAGTATATTTGTTTTATAGGCTTTACCCCAAACTCGAGAAGAATACATATAATAAAGAATATCAATCACCATGAAAAATCTGTCGTATTTTATTCAAAAAACTATTGTAATCATATTATTAACAGGACCCTTAGCAGCTTGTGGTAACACTAAGCCTAGTAGTTCTAAACCAGGTAAGTTCAGTACGGCAACAGGTATGCGTTTTAACCAAGAGGGGGGATTTCAGGTAACTCCTTTTAAAAAACAAGCAGTAGGGCCTAGTATGGTATTTATAGAAGGTGGTACTACCACTATAGGTGTTTTTGGGGAAGATATAAAGAATAGCCCTAAAAAACGTGTTACTGTAACTTCTTTTTACCTCAAGGAAACTGAAGTAACCAACATAGAATGGCAAGAATACTTGCATGATCTAAAAGAAAATTATTCTGATGAAGAATACAAGGCTGCGCTCCCCAACGAACAAGTGTGGGTAAGTGATTTAGGACATAATGACCCTTATGTGTATAATTATAGTAGAGAGCCTGGTTTCTACTTTTATCCTGTAGTGGGTGTAAGCTGGACTCAAGCTAAAAAATATTGTGACTGGCTTACAGAAAAACTTAATGCACAGCAAGCAGATAAATCTCAAAGTGCACAAAATTTACAAGATCCAGGTAATCAAAATGCAGAGGACACAGAAGATAAAACAGCTGCTATGGGTTATAGATTGCCAACAGAAGCAGAATGGGAATATGCTGCACTGGCTATGGTAGGTACTCAAGATTTAGATTTTGTACAGTCTACCCAACGTGTATATCCTTGGGGCGACGGTCTTTCTTTAAGAGGTAAAGAAGACGAGTGGAAAGGTAAATATTTAGCCAACTTTAAACGTTCTCCAGGCAACTATAAAGGATTACCAGGGGAAAGTAATAGTAGTGCACCTACTACTCCTGTTTATCATTACCCTGCTAATGATTTTGGATTATATGACATGGGCGGTAATGTAAGTGAATGGGTAAGCGATATTTATAGGCCTATATCTTTTCAAGACCTGGATGATTTCAATCCTATTAGGCGTGATGATACATTAGATCCAGAAAGAGATTATGATCAAAATAATTCTTTAATTAACAACAGAGCCAGAGTTTATAAAGGAGCCTCTTGGAAAGATTGTGCACATTGGGCAAAAGTAGGTACTAGAAGATTTTTAGACCAAGATTCTTCAACCGCAACGATTGGCTTTAGATACGCAATGAGTAGTATGGGAGGGGATGAATAATAACAAGAATAACGATAGAAAGACCTATGAATGAATAATGAGGCAAGAGGATTTTTTAAAATCCTCTTGCCTCAAATTGTTTTAGAGAATTAGAAAAGTTAAACTTATTCAATAATAATTTTATATAAAGCAGTGCACTAAAACCTTGAGTAAGTATATATAAAATACTTAACTTCTAGAAGAATACAACACTGTGTTATATGATCAAAAAAATCATCCTAATAGGGCCGAGTTACAATTTATTTTAGATAGATAATTACTACAGGTATTCTAAATTCTAATTTTATCTATTATACCAGTTCTAAAAATATAAAGTGAATACTTTTTATGAGTGAATTAAATATGCTGGTAAATATTTTGTTGAAGAAGTGGGCAATTTACAAAACAGATACTATATAAATAACAGGCCTAAAGAAGCTCTGGTTATAGATTGTCTCAATAAAGTATGAATCATCGTACATGCATAAGTCTAGCTTTAGCTTGTTAGGGGATGGCAAGCATGTGTATTTTTAAGAAGAAATACTTATATCAACAAAAGGCTTGTGGATTGGCTAATTAGCTTAGTTGAACTATGCTAATGTTAACTATAGGTCTATTTCCAAAGAAGAATGGATATGAGTTGCCTCATTATTTGTGCTTGTCTTGTAAATAATGCTTTAAAATGGTATGCTTACTGAGAATAATAGTACGTGCCAACTTAAAATAGGACTAAGACGCATCAAGAAAGCATATATTATGTCAATCCTTACATAAATCCATAATTACGCTAATAGTAGTAAATATCACTTAGACATGTGCGCTTCTATAAGTGACGCTATATTTAAATGTCTTAAGTATTCTGAATTCTTAGCTATATCTAGAGCAGTATCCCCATACTCATCCTTTAAATTAACATTGATGTCTGGATGCTGTAATAATAATTCTACGGTACTAACAAGGCCTTGTATTACTGCTTCCATTAAAAAAGTTCTACCATACTTGTTTTGTATATATAACCTAAGTTGCTAGTAATAGATAAGGCAAAGAGTAAAAAACCTCCGATCTTGTTTTTGTCTTAAACCAATAAATCGGAGGTCATTATGATTGAAAAATCAATAGCAATATACTCATTTATTGATACTTTACTCAAGTATTTACATCATCAAGAAGATAAAAAAAGGAAGTTGTCGGATGCAGAAGTACTCACAACAGCTATCATCTCAGCCTTATACTTTGGCGGACATCTTGACAAAGCTCGATCGTTTATGCATTCCACTAAGCTTATCCCTAACATGCTCGATAAAAGTAGGTACAATCGCCGCTTGCATGCTATAGGAGAAGAGATAACTTCGCTCTTTTTAGAAATAGGCACTTTATCAAGCAAGTAGCCACTTGTAAGGACTTTGTATTGGATTCATTTCCTG from Candidatus Amoebophilus asiaticus 5a2 includes the following:
- a CDS encoding ankyrin repeat domain-containing protein, with the translated sequence MQNKYGRTFLMEAVIQGLVSTVELLLQHPDINVNLKDEYGDTALDIAKNSEYLRHLNIASLIEAHMSK
- the gldJ gene encoding gliding motility lipoprotein GldJ, translating into MKNLSYFIQKTIVIILLTGPLAACGNTKPSSSKPGKFSTATGMRFNQEGGFQVTPFKKQAVGPSMVFIEGGTTTIGVFGEDIKNSPKKRVTVTSFYLKETEVTNIEWQEYLHDLKENYSDEEYKAALPNEQVWVSDLGHNDPYVYNYSREPGFYFYPVVGVSWTQAKKYCDWLTEKLNAQQADKSQSAQNLQDPGNQNAEDTEDKTAAMGYRLPTEAEWEYAALAMVGTQDLDFVQSTQRVYPWGDGLSLRGKEDEWKGKYLANFKRSPGNYKGLPGESNSSAPTTPVYHYPANDFGLYDMGGNVSEWVSDIYRPISFQDLDDFNPIRRDDTLDPERDYDQNNSLINNRARVYKGASWKDCAHWAKVGTRRFLDQDSSTATIGFRYAMSSMGGDE
- the secA gene encoding preprotein translocase subunit SecA, whose amino-acid sequence is MLKLFTKLFGTKSERDLKSIRPYVEKINLEYEKLVSLTNDELRKKTDSLKQYIKVETQEFIGELEIRERQLEATTQLTPKEVEDLYIQISRIKEQYNTQLEKVLLDILPQAFAIVKETARRFKENEQLIVTATGYDRELAITEKHIDIEGDQAIWKNQWEVTGHLLTWDMVHYDEQLIGGVILHKGKIAEMATGEGKTLVATLPTFLNALVGKGVHIVTVNEYLAKRDAAWMKPIYQFHGFTVACIEETSPYSAARREAYQADITYGTNNEFGFDYLRDNMASQQEEVVQREHHYAIVDEVDSVLIDDARTPLIISGPVEKGNEQEYITFNPRIKRLYEAQKQIVNQFLQEAKSQMVAGKNDEAGLPLFRAYRGLPKYKPLIKYLSEPGVKQLLHKTENYYIQDNSRMMPEADEPLLFTIDEKHNTVELTEKGLEYITQQGEDPDFFILPDTATAVGEIESDAGLDNLEKEQKKQILAQEYAIKSQRIHAVQQLLKAYALFEKDIDYILVDGKAKIVDEQTGRVLEGRRYSDGLHQAIEAKEEIKIEKASQTYATITLQNYFRLYHKLAGMTGTAETEAGEFYDIYHLDVVVTPTHKPVVREDKDDKVYKTVREKFNAIIEEITVLANQGRPVLVGTTSVEISELVSKMLNLRKIKHQVLNAKHHQKEAEIVAEAGKPGTVTIATNMAGRGTDIKLSPEAKAAGGLAIIGTERHESRRVDRQLRGRAGRQGDVGSSQFFVSLEDSLMRLFISDRIAKIMDSLGLKEGEMIQHSMITRSIERAQKKVEQNNYAYRKRLLEYDNELNKQREIIYRRRRDALLGHRLGAEVNAMLFEVAKSSVMQQGVKANYHVLATKFSYITGTLPPITEEEFHTYDIQKITDIIYQAFLSSYMNRLAVFKEQGIAVQMNLPDHIADIRAEYLSFSFSDSERRLEVPVKIADFMDNAGEAILKSLERVAIIYYLDRYWQEHLRYMDELRHSVQNASYEQKDPLLIYKFESYALFSTMIARANESIITYLLKANLLLYKASDEKPKMVEKNKRIELEESKQDIISLLRERASNSSEEILKPQPIKSQKIANRNERVTVQYEDGTIKENVKFKSVEEDIANGKCILLETR